From a single Vicugna pacos chromosome 4, VicPac4, whole genome shotgun sequence genomic region:
- the SURF4 gene encoding surfeit locus protein 4 isoform X2: MGQNDLMGTAEDFADQFLRVTKQYLPHVARLCLISTFLEDGIRMWFQWSEQRDYIDSTWSCGYLLASSFVLLNLLGQLTGCILVLSRNFVQYACFGLFGIIALQTVAYSILWDLKFLMRNLALGGGLLLLLAESRSEGKSMFAGVPTMRESSPRQYMQLGGRVLLVLMFMTLLHFDASFFSILQNIVGTALMILVAIGFKTKLAALTLVVWLFAINVYFNAFWTIPVYKPMHDFLKYDFFQTMSVIGGLLLVVALGPGGVSMDEKKKEW, from the exons TTCCTGCGCGTCACCAAGCAGTACCTGCCGCACGTGGCGCGCCTCTGCCTGATCAGCACCTTCCTGGAGGACGGCATCCGCATGTGGTTCCAGTGGAGCGAGCAGCGTGACTACATCGACAGCACCTGGAGCTGTGGCTACCTGCTGGCCTCCTCCTTCGTGCTCCTCAACCTGCTCGGGCAGCTGA CGGGCTGCATCCTGGTGCTGAGCAGGAACTTCGTGCAGTACGCCTGCTTCGGGCTCTTCGGAATCATAGCGCTGCAG ACCGTCGCCTACAGCATCCTCTGGGACCTGAAGTTTTTGATGAG GAACCTGGCCCTGGGAGGgggcttgctgctgctgctggcggaGTCCCGTTCTGAAGGGAAGAGCATGTTTGCGGGCGTCCCCACCATGCGCGAGAGCTCCCCCCGCCAGTACATGCAGCTCGGAGGCAGGGTCCTGCTCGTCCTGATGTTCATGACCCTCCTCCACTTTGACGCCAGCTTCTTCTCG ATTCTCCAGAACATCGTGGGCACAGCTCTGATGATCTTAGTGGCCATCGGTTTTAAAACCAAGCTGGCCGCCTTGACGCTCGTGGTCTGGCTGTTCGCCATCAACGTGTACTTCAACGCCTTCTGGACCATTCCCGTCTACAAGCCCATGCATGACTTCCTGAAGTACGACTTCTTCCAGACCATGTCGGTGATCGGAGGCCTGCTGCTGGTGGTGGCCCTGGGTCCTGGGGGCGTGTCCATGGACGAGAAGAAGAAGGAGTGGTGA
- the SURF4 gene encoding surfeit locus protein 4 isoform X1 — MTEVREGPMALPSGSVISGTGAQVGPRPDLQGGAGSARLGSGVPPAAPHPCVSAAPQFLRVTKQYLPHVARLCLISTFLEDGIRMWFQWSEQRDYIDSTWSCGYLLASSFVLLNLLGQLTGCILVLSRNFVQYACFGLFGIIALQTVAYSILWDLKFLMRNLALGGGLLLLLAESRSEGKSMFAGVPTMRESSPRQYMQLGGRVLLVLMFMTLLHFDASFFSILQNIVGTALMILVAIGFKTKLAALTLVVWLFAINVYFNAFWTIPVYKPMHDFLKYDFFQTMSVIGGLLLVVALGPGGVSMDEKKKEW; from the exons ATGACAGAGGTCAGGGAAGGGCCCATGGCGTTGCCTTCCGGCTCCGTCATCTCTGGGACAGGGGCTCAGGTCGGCCCACGTCCAGACCTGCAGGGCGGTGCTGGGAGCGCCCGGCTGGGGTCTGGTGTCCCTCCCGCGGCCCCTCACCCTTGTGTGTCTGCGGCCCCGCAGTTCCTGCGCGTCACCAAGCAGTACCTGCCGCACGTGGCGCGCCTCTGCCTGATCAGCACCTTCCTGGAGGACGGCATCCGCATGTGGTTCCAGTGGAGCGAGCAGCGTGACTACATCGACAGCACCTGGAGCTGTGGCTACCTGCTGGCCTCCTCCTTCGTGCTCCTCAACCTGCTCGGGCAGCTGA CGGGCTGCATCCTGGTGCTGAGCAGGAACTTCGTGCAGTACGCCTGCTTCGGGCTCTTCGGAATCATAGCGCTGCAG ACCGTCGCCTACAGCATCCTCTGGGACCTGAAGTTTTTGATGAG GAACCTGGCCCTGGGAGGgggcttgctgctgctgctggcggaGTCCCGTTCTGAAGGGAAGAGCATGTTTGCGGGCGTCCCCACCATGCGCGAGAGCTCCCCCCGCCAGTACATGCAGCTCGGAGGCAGGGTCCTGCTCGTCCTGATGTTCATGACCCTCCTCCACTTTGACGCCAGCTTCTTCTCG ATTCTCCAGAACATCGTGGGCACAGCTCTGATGATCTTAGTGGCCATCGGTTTTAAAACCAAGCTGGCCGCCTTGACGCTCGTGGTCTGGCTGTTCGCCATCAACGTGTACTTCAACGCCTTCTGGACCATTCCCGTCTACAAGCCCATGCATGACTTCCTGAAGTACGACTTCTTCCAGACCATGTCGGTGATCGGAGGCCTGCTGCTGGTGGTGGCCCTGGGTCCTGGGGGCGTGTCCATGGACGAGAAGAAGAAGGAGTGGTGA